The bacterium DNA segment CTTTTATAAAAAGAGCTTCACTTCCCTGCTTTATCATTTCTTTTAAATGGGATGTTTTAAATGATCGGGCATTGCCTATCACATGCAATGCTTCAACTATTGAGGTTTTACCAGTACCGTTTTTTCCTCTAATAACTGTAATAGGTACTTCAAATTTTATATGTTTTTCTTTGAAAATACGCACATTTTTTAAAACAAGTTCGGTAACTATTATTTGTAGATTGTTGCTATACATGTGATGGAGCTACTGGCATAACAAGGTAGACAAAATCTATATTTTCTTGCGTAAGTTTGAATATGATAGGTTTGCTTGCCGAATGGAGAGCGAAGTTTATTTTTTCTGTCGTAAATACTTGCAGACCATTCAAGAGATATGGTGCGTAAAATCTTATTTCAAAATCGGCACCATCAAAATTCATGATTTCTAGTGTTTCATGGAGGGTTCCAACTTCTTTGTTTTCCATACTGACATCCATCTTGTTTTCTTTAATGTGTAACTTGGTTGCGATAAATTGGCCGGATAGTAAACAACTAGCTCTTCTTAATGCTTTTGTTAAGTGGTTTCTTTCTATTTTTGCTGTTTTAAAACCAATTTGATTGACTATTGATTCATATTGTGGAAAATTTTCAACCATTAGTTTAGTGAAAAAATTGAAATTTTCACCTGAAAATACAAGGTTGTTTTTACATGTTCCTATGAAGAGCTGTGTTTCTTCTGTTGACTCTATAATTTTTTTAAGCTCATAAATAGCACGCCTTGGTATAAGCCATTTTTTTTTATCTGTAAGTTTATAAAGGTCAGATTTCAGTTGGGCTAAGCAGTGGCCATCTGTTGTTGTCATAATTAGGCCAGTTTGGTCAATTTCAAGGAGGAGTCCATTTAATGCTTGATGAACATTGTTTTGTGGAATGAGAAATGATACTTTTGATATCATATCAAGTAGTTCTTTTGGTTGAAATGCCATCAAGTTTTCAATTCTTTCTGGAAAGACTGGGAATTCCTGTGGATCTTTAATATTGAGACTCAATGATACTGAAGAGGTGTTCAAAAAAATCATACCATCTTTCACAGAACAGGTTATTTGGCCATCCATTTCGCGCACAATTTCATAGATTCTTTTTCCATGAACCATAAAGCTTATTTGATCAATATAAGTCGAGTGATTTATTTTGTAACTTGCTTGAAGGCTTATTTCAAGGTCTGTTGTTTTTAATACAAGTTCTTTTGGCGAAAGCTTGAAGAGAATATAATTTGTAGTTTCAATCGTTGTGCGCCTTGTACACACTGGTTGCATTGAAGATAAGATATTTAAGAATGGTTTTTGTTCAATGAAAAATGTTTCCTGCATAAATGGCACTCGAAAAAGGTTTTCATTGTAGTATACAAAAGTAAATTGATTTATCAATCAGTAATGTTTTAAGTTTAATCTGTTTTTTATACCTTTTGACATAAATTGTATAAGTAGGATAAAAATTTAAAAACAGTAAGAGTATTTAAAAAAAGAGGTAGGTGATATGTTGTGTTTTCTGTACAGATTTAAGTATCAAGTTCTGTGTATGCTTTTTTTTGCTTTGAATATAGTATCTTCTCCGAGGATCGATAGTACTTTGAATCCTATAGTGCATTCGAAGAATACACATCCTGCCTCTCAGGAGAGAGTGTATGGGCACCTTGACAAAAAATTTTTGAATAAGAAAAAATTTGGAAAAAAAAATATAATTGTAACGCGGCAACGACGAAATGACTCTGTGAATCAAATTGTTAATTCTACTGATGCTGTCGGTAATATTGTCGGTGGTCCAGGATTGTCTGGAACAACTGGAGTTACAGGCTCCACCGGACCTACAGGGTCAACTGGTGCTACTGGATCTACAGGTAATACAGGAGTTACAGGAGTTACAGGATCTACGGGTGTCACGGGTCCAACAGGAAACACTGGCGTCACGGGATCTACGGGAGTTACAGGTAACACAGGAGCAACTGGTTCAACCGGAGTCACTGGCAACACTGGAGCCACTGGTAATACTGGCAATACTGGAAATACTGGCAATACTGGCACTACAGGTGATACGGGATCTACAGGTGCTACAGGTGCTACGGGAGCCACGGGTGTAACTGGTGCTACGGGTAACACTGGAGCTACTGGTGTCACTGGATCTACAGGAGTTACAGGTTCTACTGGTGCCACTGGTTCAACGGGTAACACGGGTCTAACAGGAAACACTGGCAACACTGGAAACACTGGTGTCACGGGATCTACGGGAGTAACAGGTCCAACTGGAACTACTGGTAACACCGGTAATACAGGCAATACTGGAAATACTGGAAATACTGGTGCGACTGGTTCAACCGGAGTCACTGGCAACACGGGAAACACAGGTGTCACGGGATCTACGGGAGTAACAGGTCCAACTGGTCCAACCGGCAACACAGGAAATACTGGCAACACAGGAAATACTGGCAATACAGGTAATACTGGTCCGACAGGAGCAACTGGTTCAACCGGAGCCACTGGCAACACGGGAAACACTGGTGTCACGGGATCTACGGGAGTAACAGGTCCAACTGGAACTACTGGTAACACCGGTAATACAGGCAATACTGGAAATACTGGAAATACTGGTGCGACTGGTTCAACTGGTGTTACTGGTAATACAGGTAACACAGGAGCTACTGGTTCAACTGGAGCAACTGGTAATACTGGCAACACTGGCAACACTGGCAACACTGGCAACACAGGAAATACTGGCAATACAGGTAATACTGGTCCGACAGGAGCAACTGGTTCAACCGGAGTCACTGGCAACACGGGAAACACTGGTGTCACGGGATCTACGGGAGTAACAGGTCCAACTGGTCCAACCGGCAATACAGGTAACACAGGAAATACTGGAAATACTGGTAATACTGGTCCGACAGGAGCAACTGGTTCAACCGGAGCCACTGGCAACACGGGAAACACTGGTGTCACGGGATCTACGGGAGTAACAGGTCCAACTGGTCCAACCGGCAATACAGGTAACACAGGAAATACTGGAAATACTGGTAATACTGGTCCGACAGGAGCAACTGGTTCAACCGGAGCCACTGGCAACACGGGAAACACTGGTGTCACGGGATCTACGGGAGTAACAGGTCCAACTGGAACTACTGGTAACACCGGTAATACAGGCAATACTGGAAATACTGGAAATACTGGTGCGACTGGTTCAACTGGTGTTACTGGTAATACAGGTAACACAGGAGCTACTGGTTCAACTGGAGCAACTGGTAATACTGGCAACACTGGCAACACAGGAAATACTGGCAACACAGGAAATACTGGCAATACAGGTAATACTGGTCCGACAGGAGCAACTGGTTCAACCGGAGTCACTGGCAACACGGGAAACACTGGTGTCACGGGATCTACGGGAGTAACAGGTCCAACTGGAACTACTGGTAACACCGGTAATACAGGCAATACTGGAAATACTGGTGCGACTGGTTCAACTGGTGTTACTGGTAATACAGGTAACACAGGAGCTACTGGTTCAACTGGAGCAACTGGTAATACTGGCAACACTGGCAACACTGGCAACACAGGAAATACTGGCAATACAGGTAATACTGGTCCGACAGGAGCAACTGGTTCAACCGGAGTCACTGGCAACACGGGAAACACTGGTGTCACGGGATCTACGGGAGTAACAGGTCCAACTGGAACTACTGGTAACACCGGTAATACAGGCAATACTGGAAATACTGGAAATACTGGTGCGACTGGTTCAACTGGTGTTACTGGTAATACAGGTAACACAGGAGCTACTGGTTCAACTGGAGCAACTGGTAATACTGGCAACACTGGCAACACTGGCAACACAGGAAATACTGGCAATACAGGTAATACTGGTCCGACAGGAGCAACTGGTTCAACCGGAGTCACTGGCAACACGGGAAACACAGGTGTCACGGGATCTACGGGAGTAACAGGTCCAACTGGTCCAACCGGCAATACAGGTAACACAGGAAATACTGGAAATACTGGTAATACTGGTCCGACAGGAGCAACTGGTTCAACCGGAGCCACTGGCAACACGGGAAACACTGGTGTCACGGGATCTACGGGAGTAACAGGTCCAACTGGAACTACTGGTAACACCGGTAATACAGGCAATACTGGAAATACTGGAAATACTGGTGCGACTGGTTCAACTGGTGTTACTGGTAATACAGGTAACACAGGAGCTACTGGTTCAACTGGAGCAACTGGTAATACTGGCAACACTGGAAATACGGGTGTAACCGGATCAACTGGTCGAACAGGCAACACCGGAAACACAGGTTCAACCGGAGTTACTGGTCCGACAGGAAACACTGGCAATACAGGAAATACAGGAGCAACTGGTAATACGGGAGCCACTGGAAACACTGGAAACACCGGAAACACGGGGAATACTGGTGTTACGGGAGTAACAGGTGCTACTGGCAATACAGGTAATACAGGAGCTACTGGAAATACAGGCGCCACTGGCTCAACAGGAGTTACAGGAATCACTGGAGTAACAGGGGCCACGGGTGTCACTGGCTCAACTGGTGCTACAGGAAATACTGGCAATACAGGAGTAACAGGTGTGACTGGAGCTACTGGATCAACTGGCAATACTGGCAGTGGTGGTAAGGGAATATTAGCTTTTCCAGCTGCTGCAATGTCATGTGCAAATGCTACTGTTCCTAATGCTAACTTTTCGCCTTATACGACAAACGCTACGACCACCCAAAAATCATCTGTGTATGGATGGAGGCTTTATTCTGTGAGTGGCGCTGGTACTTCAGGATCTACTTCGATACCGCCCGTTTGTCTGTCTTTTGGTATCCCAGTAGACTTAGACACAACTGTTAATCCAACCGTAGATTTATACGTATTTTCTGCAAAAAATAGCGGAGCTGGTACTTATGCGCAGTTTCAGGTATATGCAGATTATGGTATCAATGCTACAGTGGGTACAGGTTTTTCCGAAACAGTTCCAACTGGTGATTTTGTTGTTACAGAGCCTTCAATATCAGGGCGAGTAAAGTTTTTTTGTCTTTCTGTTACCTTAAATGCATCCTTGATGAATCAAAGTTATAACTGTGTTTTAGTTATTACTAGAATTTCTCCAAATGCCGGCCCTGCAAATGAGTATAACAAAAATTTATATTTGAGTTCAGTTCAATTTAATTACACTAAAATCTAAAAAGGAGTCCTATGAATAAGTCTTTTTTACTGTTACTATCTTTTGCGGTGTTTTCTTTCAATACTCAAAAAGCTGAAATGCATGGTAATCTCATTCGTCAGGAAACTATTTTTCCGGGTTTTATTCAAAGCAGTAATGCATCATGGTTTAATGATATCCAGTCATATGTGAATGGAGGAGTAACTTTTAATTTTCAATCAGATTTATTTGTTGAAAATCCATATATTCATGTGGAATTAGTTACGTCGAATTACAGTGATGAGGTAGTTTACACACCGATTATTACTTCCATGAGTACAACGTCTGTAACTATTCGTGTAAATGCATGTGCGGCTACTACATTGGGAAATGTGATTGCAGAAGCACCAACCAATTCAGTTCAGGTACTTGTTTGGGCAACTGGCAAAGCTGAATAAATTTTCTATAAAAGAGGGAGCAGAGATTTTCACATCTCTGCTCCCTCTTTTATTATAAATGTTTTTTAAGCAACTGTTTTACTGAGTAGATTTTGATAAAAGATCACATTGTTTTCAAGCGATGTCGCATTGTGAGGTCCATTCTGTTTTGCGATCAGCGCAGCTTTATAGCCTTTTTCAAATTGTCCTACATAAAATGCTGAGCAGCTTAACAGATCATAACAAACCCAGTCATAAAGTTCTTTTTCAATAAAAAGAATATCATGTTCTGGATAGGGAATCATTGTTGCATGCAGGGCATACAGATAACAAAGTGCATAATCTTTCTGTTTCCAATAGTGTTGTGCCAAACGAACAAGTGCTTCTGCGCGTGTTGGCCTTGCTGAAAATGATTTTAAAAAGTAATCGACTGATTCATGCCAGCAGTTAAGCTCTCCATATAAAATTCCCAGTCGATAAAAACACACTGCATCCTCCTCGGTTTTTGTATTCATCTGTGAACGTAGCAGATAATATCTTATTGCATTTGCCGTGTCTCCAAGGCATTCGTACGTTTGAGCTAAATAAAAAAGTGTTCGTGAATCTTGTGGGTTTTTTTTATGCTCTGCAAGTAAAATTGCTTTATCCCATTGCCATCTTGCCACAGACTTTTGGCGACCTTTTTGTGAGGGCAAAAAGGAAAAGAAAACATCTGGAACGAATCCAGCTCTTTCAGCTGCGATTGCTTCATGGACTTTGCCTGTCCAAACATCCTTACTTTCATTCCTTACCAGTCTGATCTGATCTAAAACAAGGTCGTGTGCATGAAGTTTTACATAATAAGAGGTTGGGGCATCAGAAGCTGCTTTTTCAAGTTCTCGCTGGCAAAAAGGTAAAAGCTGCTCAAGATTATGGCCTTGGTATTCCGCATCGATAATGAGAAAAAATCCAGCATCAGAAAAACGTTGCCTTGCAAACTCCATTGTTTTGTTCCTTGAAAATTCAAAATCAACAAACTGATCTTGATCAACATAACCAATACAGTCTGGATGTGATTTAAAAAAATTTTGAGTAACTTCGATTGTTTTGTCTTCTGAACCTGTATCAACCACTTCGAACCATTTTATGCCTGCATTGTAAAATGGTTCAATAGTAGAAATTATTACAGATTCTTCATTTTTGACCATTAATACTACAACGAGTGGTGGATTGTATGTATGACTTTCTATCGCATGGGCGCAGAAAATAACTAAAGAGAGTACAACTGCATAGATTGATTTTTGATGTACCATTACTATTCCTTTTTGATTATTTTTAACAAGAGAATAGCACTGATACATCAAAAATCAATGTTATTTAGTTCCAATAGCTTTCTTTGTATGCAAAAAATAGATGACTTACAAAAAGTGTTAGCATGTATCTTTTTAGCCTTGCTTTTAACTGTCTTTGTTTTAGCTGTGGGTTATTTCCGACTTGACTTGCTCCCATTTCATCATAATCAAAATGTTCTAGTGGTTGAGTTTGTAGCTGCCTTAGTTTGCTTAGTACATCAATGGCTAGTACACATAAAACAAAGTCTGATGGATACGTATTTTTTATCAGATATGCACCACATTGCTTTGGGATTCCAAAGAGTGTTTGCGGGATTTTTGAAAAGGTAAAACAGCTTGCATTTCTACTTCCGCTTAATAAACTGACTGTTAAAAAACAGAAGATTTTGCTTTGTTTTGCAAATAAGTTTTTTATTACCATGGCTTGCTCCTTCAATTTATAATGACTTATTTCAAAGCTTTCTATTATATTTTTTATCAAAAAGTAGTGGTGCCATGAAATGGTCGGTAATAAGGTCTTAAAGCAAGCGATTTTTTAATTTTTTTAAAAAATCGCTGCTCAGAAAATATGCTTTTTCTATTCATTTGAAACTTAGGTAAAAGCATGTTAATAGATACCATACGTTTATTTCTTGAATGGATGTTACATGAAAAGCATAAAACTAGTTTTTTTATATGTATTGTTTTCAAAGCTTGCTGCTTTTGCTTGCGCTGATCAGAAAACAGATCTACTGGTTGCTGTTCTAATGATTAAAAATGAGGCACCGGTTATCTGCCAAACATTTCTGCCGCTCATTGAGGCTGGTATTCGTTCATTTTTTATTTTTGATACCGATTCAACTGACGATACGATCACCGTTGTAAAAAACTTTTTTGAAAATCATCGTGACTGCGCCTACGGTTTGGAGAGCGAACCGTTTATTGATTTTGCAACCTCAAGGAATCGAGCATTAGATCTTGCAGAAGATTATTTTAAGCAGGGTACCTTTATGTTGATGCTTGATGCTGAATGGCATCTGGTCAATGGAAACAGATTGCTCGATTTTTGTGCCGTCCAAGCAGAAAAATCTGATCCAGTGTATCTAATTCGCATTCTTTCTTCGATCGATTTTTATACAAGCAGATTAATCAGAATGCGGACCGGTGCACGTTTTGCCGGTGTTGTTCACGAATGTATTGCGGCATCGGCAAAAGTACCTGCTGATATCTATTTTGAACTTAAAACTACGCATTATGGAAAAGAGAAAAGCAAAGCTCGTTGGATACGCGATAAAAAACTGCTCAAAAAAGAGTGGAAGAAAAACCCACAAGATTCACGATCAACCTTTTATCTTGCTCAAACATGTGAATGTCTTGATCAACCGCAAGAGGCACTTGAGTGGTATTTAAAACGGCTTGAACTTGCCGGTTGGGATGAAGAAAATTTCATAACGCGCTATAGAATTGCACAATTGTATGAAAAATTAAGTGTTTCGCAAAATAATCCAACGCTTTGGCATCATGCTGAACATTTTTATCTTGATTCATATGCGTATCGCCCCGTTCGCGCAGAACCACTGGTCAGACTTGCAACTGCCTATCGATTGCAAGAGAAGTTTCAACTTTCTTATCTATTTGCGCTGCGTGCAGCATCGATGCCCTATCCGACCAATGATACACTGTTTGTTGAAAAAGAGTTGTATGATTATGATCGTTACGACATTCTTGGTATTGTTGCCTGGTATTGCAAAGAGTATGCGATTGGAATGTGGGCAGTGCAGAAAGCGCTCGCACTGTATCCCGATCGGCCACATCTTCTGTTTAATCTTTCATTGTACGAAAAGGAATATTACGACCTCTCTTAACTTTTATGAAAAATCTGGTGGTCGATTAATAAAATAATGTAAAATCTCTGTTGCAAAATGTGCATACCCAACATAAGAGTTAGAGTTATGGTAAAAAAGTGATTGAAACAAAAGTCCGTGATGCACAATACTGAGTAGATTGACTCGATTATTATAGTCTTCAAATTTCTTATACTTATCATTAAGGTGTGTCCTCAATTTGAAATGAGGTAATGACGTTGCATTTTCACTACAAAATGATAAGTTTTTTGTATCAGAAATCAGCAACGAGGATAAGCAATGGTACGTCGAGTTATTACAGACAGTATTTGGTCACAACTAGAAGAGATACTATGTAAACATGGATGCCACCTGTGGGGCAATGAGCGGAATATAATGGAAGCAATCCTTTGGAAATTGCGGACTGGAGGACCATGGAGGGATATTCCATCCGAATTTTGTCCGTGGCAAACAGCATTTAATCGATTTAATCGTTGGTCAAAAAAAGGGCTATGGGAAGGTTTTTTTATGCTACGAAAAGAAGTTGATAAAGAATGGGTATTCGCCGACGGAAGTTATGTTAGAGCTCACCAACATGCGACTGGAGCTCAGCGTGGTCAAGAGCGAGCAATTGGAAGATCCGCTGGTGGACTTACTACAAAGATTCATATGTGCACCGATGCGCATGGAAATCCGCTCAATTTTAAAATCACTGGGGGTCAAGTGCACGATTCAAAGGTTGCAAACGAATTAATCGACCTGGCCGAAGGAGCGGAATATTTTATCGCTGACAAAGGCTATGATGCTGATAGTATTCGTATCTATGGACGGACAAAAGGAATGCAAGTAATTATACCAAAAAGAAAAACAGCACTAGACCAGATCCAGAATTTGATGCTCATTTGTATAAAAATCGACACTTAGTTGAAAATCTTTTTGCACGACTCAAGCATTTTCGTGGCATTGCTATGCGTTTTGAAAAACTTGCTAGAAACTTCCAATCTATGCTCTACATCGCATCTATGCACATATGGTTGAAGCTTTTATGCCCTACTAATTAAATTGAGGACACACCTTAATGAATCCAATTTAAAACTAGGACAAACGCTAAATTCCGTTATGTCCATTTTTAAAACTTCTTCCGAAACTTACTATCTTAATGATAAGATGTATCTTTTCGATCTTGAAAATAAAACCGTTAAATTACTGGATCCTTTGCATCATGATTCTAAAAATAGAAAAATTATTCAAAACACACGAAAAGATCCTGCTTTGATCTTACAAATAAACAGAATGGGTTTTTTCCCATCTCCGGACAGCAAAACTGTTTTATGTTTTTTTAATGGTCAATTATGTAGCATTGATTCAAAAGGAACAGTTAAAAAATTCGACATTACACTGCCAACTGTTTATCGTTCAAAAAGTTCTGCTGAACGCATTTATCAGTTTCCGGGACGAATTGTCGCAACATACAAAGATGAGGAATCAATAACGCTCATTTTTGAGGACATGAAGCAGTCAAGAATATATTTTTACAAGCAAAAGGAGAGTGATGAGTATGTTTATTCTACTTAAAAAAGAGGTCCATGGGTGAATAATAAAGCTGCTGATATCAAAAAGCAGCATGCTTTGCATGGTGGAGGTGAGCCGCAAAATGTTGAACGAGTGAAAATGGAAACTGGTGAGAACATAACAGAAGAAGAAGCAAAAGCCAAAAAGAAGAGGCAACGAGACATGAAGAATGTTTTGAAAAACAAAAAATAAAAGTATAGAGAGCATATTATGATTTTTCAAATAGTTTCTTAACGAAACAAAAACTTTTAAAAATAAATCTTTATTTAAAATCTTTTTCTGATACTTTTTATATAAAAAGAGTTTTTTGCGTGATTCTTGTTACATCGATTGTTTATTAAAAGAGGTTTTTCATGAAAAAATTAAGCATCTTATCAGCGATTTTGTGTACGTCGTTAAGTGGAATGGAGGAGGTGAGTTCATTAACAACCGGATTTTTTCCGTTAGATATATGGCGCAATGTACTTGCCATTATTATTATTACAGATAATACTTTTCATGTAAAACAGAAGAGCATTAAAAATAATATGACAAAAGAAGAGATCTTTTTAAGTGAATTTAGTTTTAAGGCTAGAGACGTTACTTTGTGTCGCTTATCTGTCACCTCAAAGAATTTACAAAAAGTAGTACACGATGAGATGCTTAATCATGAATATAATCAAAAGAATCATTATAACAAGTTTTTAGAGAACAAAGAAAGACTGTTTCTTGTTGATGCACTTGAAGACGTATATTGGATGGAAAAATCATTGAAAACGAAATGGATTTACGCAATCGATCCTTTAAAATCTGAAATAGGTTTGGAGACGTTATTTTCATATTTAGAATATTTTGATGATACAAAGAGGGCAGCATTGAAAATTTTTTGGCCAAAAATGGAAAATCAGGCATTTTTTAACAATGGATCTTTTGGAAGCTTTTCTACAATCTCTTACCATGGAACGTTAGCTGCTTATTTTGAAGAACATGGAATCGATTGGCAGCTTGCTCCAGAACTCCTTTCTACAAAGGAAGAAGGCGATTTTAAAATTCCGTATAACTTGGAAGATCGTATAATCATTACAAAACAGATGTTGCCTTTAAAAAAAACAACAGATTCAGCAGTTTGTACAGTTTTGTAAGGGATATGAGTTGTAATGTGAAATACATTTGAAAATTTGATTGACATAAGAAAGTATTGTCTCAAAAAACATATCAAGTTATATTCAACATATAAAAAATAATCTTTGAAGGGTTGTGAAGTATGTATTTTCTAAGAAGTTTCTCTTTGGGGTTGATGCTGTTTTTTGTTTGTTTCGGTTGTGCTACTTCTCGATTTTTAAAATCTATTTTTTCCACTACTCAATCTACTGAACAGCATGATAAAAGGGACTTTTTAGGTATTTTACAGGATGGTACGAGCCTTCAAAACTGCTCTTCTGTAAATGATGCTTTGATAACTAAAACAGCAAGTTTTGTAAAAAAATATCCATCAATCAAACTACAAAAAACAAACACGCTCGACTATTTTATCAAGAATCAGTCAAAAACAGATGTAGATCAGATACAAAAAGATATCGGCTTTTTTGCTCAAACAGCGACGATATTTTTATCAGTAAAAGTAAAAAAGCTGATTGCACTTTTTCTTGAACATAAAAAGATACATGGCAATCAACAGGAAAAACTGTATTACAAGTCGATGGATGAAAATGAGTTTATTAAAAAACTGATGCTGAAAAAATACTTTGTTTACGCGCGACTCGGAGGCGGTCTATACGTGCATACTGGGAAAAAACTGTCGGTCTATCCTTCAGGTTTAAATGAAAAGGGGTTTGACATAAATAACAACTTGACTTTGGATGAAGTCAAAATTGGCGCATTAATTGGAACCATCAGTGGTACACATTTTATCAATGATGGCAATCGAATGAATAATGCACGGTTTGAAAAACTACAAGATCGTCTGAGCAAAGGATGGGTGGCTGCGCAAGTCGGTGCCTGTTTTGAAAAGGAAAACATACTCGAATGGCAGGAGGTTTTCATTACGGAAAATCAGAATACAGTTGAACATGGCTATGGAAAACAGCATAAAAGTGGGGACGCTGCTCATGACTTTAAAAAACTGTGGCAGGAGTTTTATGAACTGAAAGAACCGTTGCCAACTTTTGGCGAAGTCAAGCAGTTTTGCACCGCTTCGCCAGCAACTAAAACTATTGAAGAAATAAAATATATTAAGCTTGATGCAAAGGGTACGTTATATTGTAACCTTGAGGTTTACAAAAAACGAATGGAAGCGGTGTTAATTCCATTCTTAAAAATAGCTGACGAACTTGGCATCCATCATGAAAAAGATGTATGTTTGTATGCAACGGGTCTTGGGCTGGGCGTCTGGGCACAGGTACCCGCTCCCTATTCAACCTTACAAAATATTGAAACGTTGCCGAAAGCAATTCAGCATGAGTTTCGCTCCTATTTTAAGATTGAACAGAATCAGGTAATAGACGTTTTAAAATATCTGTGTTCCTATGTTCAGATCAAAATTTATGAATCATACTTTGCAAAATACCAGGCTTCACGCATCAAAAAAGTATATCTGAGTTGGTTTATGAATAATCACCACAATAAAGATACCGTGTTGCAAACGATCGACACAAAACCAACGCATTACAAAAATGATGTTTCAAAAAAACTAACCACATGGAACAAAACCGAGGTTTTCTGGACAACGTTGCCACCGGCTTCGCCATTCTTTGAAAATGAAGCTATGATAAATGTTTCAAATTTTGCATGGGATGGAGCAACACAGGTCGGAAATGAATATTGGATTGAGGCGCTTACCGCTTCAGCAGATCCGGCAGCTGCTGCAGCTTCGCACATAACCACC contains these protein-coding regions:
- a CDS encoding DUF4804 domain-containing protein, which translates into the protein MYFLRSFSLGLMLFFVCFGCATSRFLKSIFSTTQSTEQHDKRDFLGILQDGTSLQNCSSVNDALITKTASFVKKYPSIKLQKTNTLDYFIKNQSKTDVDQIQKDIGFFAQTATIFLSVKVKKLIALFLEHKKIHGNQQEKLYYKSMDENEFIKKLMLKKYFVYARLGGGLYVHTGKKLSVYPSGLNEKGFDINNNLTLDEVKIGALIGTISGTHFINDGNRMNNARFEKLQDRLSKGWVAAQVGACFEKENILEWQEVFITENQNTVEHGYGKQHKSGDAAHDFKKLWQEFYELKEPLPTFGEVKQFCTASPATKTIEEIKYIKLDAKGTLYCNLEVYKKRMEAVLIPFLKIADELGIHHEKDVCLYATGLGLGVWAQVPAPYSTLQNIETLPKAIQHEFRSYFKIEQNQVIDVLKYLCSYVQIKIYESYFAKYQASRIKKVYLSWFMNNHHNKDTVLQTIDTKPTHYKNDVSKKLTTWNKTEVFWTTLPPASPFFENEAMINVSNFAWDGATQVGNEYWIEALTASADPAAAAASHITTYQNPHVNEKLLENIVFFTTSD
- a CDS encoding IS5 family transposase (programmed frameshift), encoding MVRRVITDSIWSQLEEILCKHGCHLWGNERNIMEAILWKLRTGGPWRDIPSEFCPWQTAFNRFNRWSKKGLWEGFFMLRKEVDKEWVFADGSYVRAHQHATGAQRGQERAIGRSAGGLTTKIHMCTDAHGNPLNFKITGGQVHDSKVANELIDLAEGAEYFIADKGYDADSIRIYGRTKGMQVIIPKRKNSTRPDPEFDAHLYKNRHLVENLFARLKHFRGIAMRFEKLARNFQSMLYIASMHIWLKLLCPTN
- the dnaN gene encoding DNA polymerase III subunit beta, whose protein sequence is MQETFFIEQKPFLNILSSMQPVCTRRTTIETTNYILFKLSPKELVLKTTDLEISLQASYKINHSTYIDQISFMVHGKRIYEIVREMDGQITCSVKDGMIFLNTSSVSLSLNIKDPQEFPVFPERIENLMAFQPKELLDMISKVSFLIPQNNVHQALNGLLLEIDQTGLIMTTTDGHCLAQLKSDLYKLTDKKKWLIPRRAIYELKKIIESTEETQLFIGTCKNNLVFSGENFNFFTKLMVENFPQYESIVNQIGFKTAKIERNHLTKALRRASCLLSGQFIATKLHIKENKMDVSMENKEVGTLHETLEIMNFDGADFEIRFYAPYLLNGLQVFTTEKINFALHSASKPIIFKLTQENIDFVYLVMPVAPSHV